In Polyodon spathula isolate WHYD16114869_AA chromosome 27, ASM1765450v1, whole genome shotgun sequence, one DNA window encodes the following:
- the LOC121301357 gene encoding uncharacterized protein LOC121301357 isoform X1: MESPAEKHAVVTQERENKTEDKQVIKKKKGALRVFFIQLSHFGPLKFVESVLRNLSWLVGLSCPVEDLGTAEAHTPALIRHCRTGKKRLHRVTRVLLSYIPYRLQSTLGYPVPSSIGKTAVSEEVRCSPTKPSGKGNKRKQEDVDEEEHQSWVEALNQELGDEDSEGDPTYAPSSNGESDSEENRTRNDTESDIEEVAEEGKAIIKELDAAKKVSTEGGSAGIQNREHSKQQS, encoded by the exons ATGGAGTCTCCGGCTGAGAAGCACGCAGTTGTTACGCAAGAGCGGGAAAACAAGACTGAG GACAAGCAAGtgataaagaagaaaaaaggtgCTTTGAGAGTGTTCTTCATCCAGCTGTCGCACTTTGGTCCTCTGAAATTTGTG GAGAGTGTGCTGCGTAATCTGTCGTGGCTGGTGGGTCTCTCATGTCCGGTGGAGGATCTGGGCACAGCCGAAGCCCACACGCCAGCCCTCATTCGGCACTGTCGCACCGGGAAGAAGCGGCTGCACAGAGTCACGCGTGTGCTGCTTTCCTACATCCCCTACCGGCTACAGAGTACGCTCGGCTACCCTGTCCCCAGCAGCATCGGCAAGACTGCTGTCTCGGAAG AAGTGCGCTGCTCCCCCACCAAGCCCTCTGGGAAGGGTAACAAGCGTAAACAGGAAGATGTGGATGAGGAGGAGCACCAGTCCTGGGTAGAGGCCCTGAACCAGGAGTTGGGGGATGAGGACAGCGAAGGGGATCCCACTTACGCG CCGAGTAGCAACGGTGAGAGTGACAGCGAGGAGAACAGGACTCGCAATGACACGGAGAGTGACATAGAGGAGGTGGCAGAAGAGGGCAAAGCCATTATCAAAGAGTTGGACGCAGCTAAGAAGGTGTCCACTGAG GGTGGTTCTGCTGGGATACAGAACAGAGAGCACTCAAAGCAGCAATCGTGA
- the LOC121301357 gene encoding uncharacterized protein LOC121301357 isoform X2 produces the protein MESPAEKHAVVTQERENKTEDKQVIKKKKGALRVFFIQLSHFGPLKFVESVLRNLSWLVGLSCPVEDLGTAEAHTPALIRHCRTGKKRLHRVTRVLLSYIPYRLQSTLGYPVPSSIGKTAVSEEVRCSPTKPSGKGNKRKQEDVDEEEHQSWVEALNQELGDEDSEGDPTYAPSSNGESDSEENRTRNDTESDIEEVAEEGKAIIKELDAAKKVSTEIIDVPD, from the exons ATGGAGTCTCCGGCTGAGAAGCACGCAGTTGTTACGCAAGAGCGGGAAAACAAGACTGAG GACAAGCAAGtgataaagaagaaaaaaggtgCTTTGAGAGTGTTCTTCATCCAGCTGTCGCACTTTGGTCCTCTGAAATTTGTG GAGAGTGTGCTGCGTAATCTGTCGTGGCTGGTGGGTCTCTCATGTCCGGTGGAGGATCTGGGCACAGCCGAAGCCCACACGCCAGCCCTCATTCGGCACTGTCGCACCGGGAAGAAGCGGCTGCACAGAGTCACGCGTGTGCTGCTTTCCTACATCCCCTACCGGCTACAGAGTACGCTCGGCTACCCTGTCCCCAGCAGCATCGGCAAGACTGCTGTCTCGGAAG AAGTGCGCTGCTCCCCCACCAAGCCCTCTGGGAAGGGTAACAAGCGTAAACAGGAAGATGTGGATGAGGAGGAGCACCAGTCCTGGGTAGAGGCCCTGAACCAGGAGTTGGGGGATGAGGACAGCGAAGGGGATCCCACTTACGCG CCGAGTAGCAACGGTGAGAGTGACAGCGAGGAGAACAGGACTCGCAATGACACGGAGAGTGACATAGAGGAGGTGGCAGAAGAGGGCAAAGCCATTATCAAAGAGTTGGACGCAGCTAAGAAGGTGTCCACTGAG ATTATAGATGTGCCTGACTGA